One window from the genome of Roseomonas haemaphysalidis encodes:
- a CDS encoding SDR family oxidoreductase, translated as MPIPPSIPRVALVSGGARRLGRASALALAGAGFDIALHHRDSQADAEATAREIEALGRRAAILRADLMREDEVEALLPAAGAALGPVGVLLNNASTFERDEWHDATRDSWDRHVEPNLRAPFVLMQAFAQALPEAAEGVVINMLDQRVWSLTPHFISYSLSKAALWALTQSMALALAPRVRVNGIGPGPAMPSPRQTPEHFAQQCAGVPLAHGTSPDEVAEAVLAILRLPAMTGQMIALDGGQHLQWSPARGPGMTE; from the coding sequence ATGCCCATCCCGCCTTCCATCCCCCGCGTCGCGCTGGTGTCCGGCGGCGCCCGGCGCCTGGGCCGCGCCTCGGCCCTGGCGCTGGCGGGCGCCGGCTTCGACATCGCGCTGCACCACCGCGACAGCCAGGCGGATGCCGAGGCGACGGCCCGGGAGATCGAGGCGCTGGGCCGCCGCGCCGCCATCCTGCGCGCCGACCTGATGCGGGAAGACGAGGTGGAGGCCCTGCTGCCGGCCGCCGGCGCCGCGCTCGGGCCGGTCGGCGTGTTGCTGAACAACGCGTCCACCTTTGAACGCGACGAATGGCATGACGCGACGCGCGACAGCTGGGACCGCCATGTGGAGCCCAATCTGCGCGCCCCCTTCGTGCTGATGCAGGCCTTCGCACAGGCATTGCCCGAGGCCGCCGAGGGCGTGGTGATCAACATGCTGGACCAGCGCGTCTGGTCGCTGACGCCGCATTTCATCTCCTACAGCCTGTCCAAGGCCGCGCTGTGGGCCCTGACGCAAAGCATGGCCCTGGCGCTGGCGCCGCGCGTCCGGGTCAACGGCATCGGGCCCGGCCCGGCCATGCCCAGCCCGCGCCAAACGCCCGAGCACTTCGCCCAGCAATGCGCCGGCGTGCCCCTCGCCCACGGCACCAGCCCCGACGAGGTGGCGGAAGCTGTGCTCGCCATCCTGCGCCTACCGGCGATGACCGGGCAGATGATCGCGCTGGATGGCGGGCAGCATTTGCAATGGTCGCCCGCCCGTGGCCCGGGGATGACGGAATGA
- a CDS encoding dihydroneopterin aldolase, with translation MSGYGPDAARGLRRVFIRRLEVMARLGVYPQEVVPQRVLIDIELLVEDDAAPHDIGPDRLDRVVDYGAVADAARSTATTGHTRLAETLAERIALAALADVRVRSVRVTVEKPDIVADAAGVGVTVERLRNSSTAPQ, from the coding sequence ATGAGCGGCTATGGTCCTGACGCCGCGCGGGGCCTGCGCCGCGTCTTCATCCGCCGGCTGGAAGTGATGGCACGCCTTGGCGTTTACCCGCAGGAGGTGGTGCCCCAGCGCGTGCTGATCGATATTGAGCTGCTGGTGGAGGACGATGCCGCGCCGCATGACATCGGTCCGGACCGGCTGGACCGGGTGGTCGATTACGGCGCCGTGGCCGACGCCGCCCGGAGCACCGCCACCACCGGCCACACCCGCCTGGCTGAAACACTGGCAGAGCGGATCGCTTTGGCCGCCCTGGCGGATGTGCGGGTGCGGTCTGTCAGGGTCACCGTGGAAAAGCCTGATATCGTGGCAGATGCGGCCGGCGTGGGTGTGACGGTGGAGCGGCTGCGGAATTCATCCACCGCGCCGCAATAG